Within Mycobacterium heckeshornense, the genomic segment GGATGGTTTCCGGTGACGGGGAGCCCGCACACCCGTCGGCCGCGCGCCATCGGTCGACCATCGCCGGTGCCGACACGATGTCGCTGACGCCGCCGCGGCCCCGCATGGTCCCGCCGCCGAACGGGACGATCGGATCCGCGGTTCCGTGGACCTCCAGGACCGCCACCGGTTGCGACGGGGTGCACGGGACGCTGGTCCCGAGCGTGCCGGAGACCGGGGCAATTGCGGCGAACACGTCCGCGCGGTCGCACGCCAACCGATTGGCCATGAACCCACCATTCGACATGCCGGTCGCGAAGACATGCGTCGCATCGATGCCGTACTGGCTTCTCAGCTTGTCCGCAAGAGCCGTCAAGAAGCCGACGTCGTCGATGCCGAGACGATCGGGCTCGGACGCCCCGCGCCCGTCCGCCCAGTTCTCGTCGACGCCATCGGGATAGGCGACGACCCACCCGTTCGCGTCGGCGACGGCATCGAAGTGGGTCAGCCTTTCCTGTCCTACTCCCGTGCTGCCCCCGCCGTGCAGATTCAGCACCAGGCCCGTCGGGTGGCCCGGTGGTACATGCACCGTATAAGTCCGAGGCCGCCCACCGAAGTCGAACGTCGCCTGCCGGTCATCTGGGGCCGCACATGCGAGCGGCGGCGCACATCCGACAAGCCCGACCACCGCCACCACCGTCACTCTTAGAAGTCGCCGCACATTCGTCAAGTTACTTTACTATTGTCGGGGTGTCGAGACCGAGTTCCCGGGCAGGCGGCGGTCACCGCCCGCGACGTGATTCGATGGTCCCCCCGGTCGGTGCGGAAGTGGATGTCTACGGCCTACCGCTGACCGCACTCGTCGCACGTTTGAGCCATCGGCTCGTCCGAGAGCTGGCCGCCACATACGCCCGCGAGTCAGTCGCCGCCCAGCCGCTGGATGCCTCGCTGCTGATATTGCTCGCCCAGGGGAGCGCGCGACCGACCGCGCTCGCAGCCCGGCTCAACATCTCCAAGCAAGCGCTGAACTTCGTCCTCGACCGACTGCAGCGCGACGGTCTGGTGACCCGCGTTCGAGATCCAGATGACCGTCGCGCCAAGCGGATTCGCCTGACTCCAGCGGGCATGGCGGTGGCCGAGCTGACCAGAGCAACATTGACCGAAGTGGAACGCCGCTGGCGTTCAATTGTCGGTGAAAACTGGCCGCAGCTGCGGACGTATCTTGCCGACATCACCAAGCACCCGGGCTGACGAACCGGCAGTCCAGTGACCTGGATCGCATTTCGTGCCTGGCAGCGGCCTCCTCACATCTGGCCGAGGAGTCGCGCCATCGGCGGGGTCGACGTCGTTTAATGAAAAAGCCTGGTATCACCGGAGGGCAGATAACATGGCAGCACTACGAAGCCTCGCCGACATGCGACTACCGGGCCTGACGACCGTCGGGCGTTTCAAGGATCGCGTACGTCAAGCGATCACGGTAATCACCCGGCCCGGGAACTCGCCCCGGGATGCGGTGTTCTCGCGGGCACCGGGACCGTCGCGATCCACGCGTTTGGCTGGCGGGCGCGATCTGCCGCTAATCCGTCCGGGTGTCGAGCGGTGTTGACGCCGAAAACCAGGACGCGGCCGCGTGACGGGACAGCTGCCTTCGGCTGGCGAATTCACGTCGAGCCCCGCTAAGCGGATCCTCGAATTCGATGCGTTGCGCCAACAACTGCAGCGGCGCGGAGAAGTCATCAATTGGCACGTCGATAACGTTGGGATACAACGGGTCTCCAAGGATCGGCAAGCCGAGGGATGCCATGTGCACCCGCAGCTGGTGGGTGCGCCCGGTTCGCGGCGTCAACCGATACAAGCCGTCAGCGGAAGCCAGCTCTACCAGGGTCTCGGCGTTGGGCTCACCCGGCTCCTCAACAGCTTGTAAACGACCGCGGCGCTTGATGATTCGGCTGCACACCACCTGCGGCAGAACCAGATCAGGTTTGACCGCGGCCCGCGCGAGATAGGTCTTGTGCACCTGCCCACGCGCGAACAGCGTCTGGTATGCGCCGCGCAGCTCGCGACGTGTGGTGAACAACAGCACTCCGGCGGTCAACCGGTCCAGCCGGTGAGCCGGACTCAGCTCGGGCAACCCGAGTTCGCATCTCAGCCGCACCAGCGCGGTCTGGGCGACGTGCCGCCCACGCGGCATGGTGGCCAAAAAATGCGGCTTGTCGACCACCACGATGTCGTCGTCGCGGTAGAGCACCGGGATTTCGAACGGCACGGGCACCTCGTCGGGCAGGTCACGATACAGGTATACATAGGCACCGGCCGGCAGTAGCGTCGTCTCATCCACGGGTGTGCCGTCGGCATGGAGGACCTCGCGGACCCGCGGGCCGAACCGAGCTGCCAGCTCGGCCAGCACCGGCCCGCCGCGCAGCCGCACCCGTGCCGGGCCCAGACCGTTTCGAATAGGAAGCGGTGCACGCGAAGTCAATTCAGCGGCACCGGTTCCAGGATCTCGGC encodes:
- a CDS encoding alpha/beta hydrolase family esterase, with amino-acid sequence MRRLLRVTVVAVVGLVGCAPPLACAAPDDRQATFDFGGRPRTYTVHVPPGHPTGLVLNLHGGGSTGVGQERLTHFDAVADANGWVVAYPDGVDENWADGRGASEPDRLGIDDVGFLTALADKLRSQYGIDATHVFATGMSNGGFMANRLACDRADVFAAIAPVSGTLGTSVPCTPSQPVAVLEVHGTADPIVPFGGGTMRGRGGVSDIVSAPAMVDRWRAADGCAGSPSPETIPGNGDGTVVHRFTSAPCAAGTAVVFYQVDNGGHTWPGGPQYLPKAIIGPTTHAFAASETIGQFFATHAR
- a CDS encoding MarR family winged helix-turn-helix transcriptional regulator → MVPPVGAEVDVYGLPLTALVARLSHRLVRELAATYARESVAAQPLDASLLILLAQGSARPTALAARLNISKQALNFVLDRLQRDGLVTRVRDPDDRRAKRIRLTPAGMAVAELTRATLTEVERRWRSIVGENWPQLRTYLADITKHPG
- a CDS encoding pseudouridine synthase; translated protein: MRNGLGPARVRLRGGPVLAELAARFGPRVREVLHADGTPVDETTLLPAGAYVYLYRDLPDEVPVPFEIPVLYRDDDIVVVDKPHFLATMPRGRHVAQTALVRLRCELGLPELSPAHRLDRLTAGVLLFTTRRELRGAYQTLFARGQVHKTYLARAAVKPDLVLPQVVCSRIIKRRGRLQAVEEPGEPNAETLVELASADGLYRLTPRTGRTHQLRVHMASLGLPILGDPLYPNVIDVPIDDFSAPLQLLAQRIEFEDPLSGARREFASRRQLSRHAAASWFSASTPLDTRTD